In the genome of Candidatus Microbacterium phytovorans, one region contains:
- a CDS encoding allantoate amidohydrolase, with protein MTSLVGGLLGELAEVGRTPSGGYDRLAWTGADLESRQWFVQCADVLDLEVETDRNGNLWAWWHAERDGSALVLGSHLDSVPNGGAFDGPLGVASAFAAIASLRRDGFVPSRPVAVAALADAEGARFGASGVGSRLLTGELPAERVLGLGDDDGTTMADAMSAAGVDPAHVGSDPERLARIGAFVELHIEQGHLATADGAAGLAGAGAPIGVADRIWPHGRWRVELPGQQNHAGTTAMASRRDPLVRLAHIVLAVREGAIAAGALATVGKVRVVPGAISAVAGNASLWIDARADQEADVRRVLAHVRRVTGTHATEESWSAETAFDRGMTASLAAALGGVPVLPSGAGHDAGVFARAGVPAAMILVRNPSGVSHAPEEWADDADCEHGVDALVTVIRHRAG; from the coding sequence ATGACCTCACTCGTCGGTGGTCTGCTCGGCGAGCTGGCCGAGGTCGGTCGCACCCCCTCCGGAGGGTACGACCGTCTCGCGTGGACGGGCGCCGACCTGGAGAGCCGCCAGTGGTTCGTGCAGTGCGCCGACGTACTCGACCTCGAGGTCGAGACCGACCGCAACGGCAATCTGTGGGCGTGGTGGCACGCCGAGCGCGACGGGTCGGCGCTCGTCCTCGGCTCCCACCTGGACAGCGTGCCCAACGGTGGGGCCTTCGACGGGCCGTTGGGCGTCGCGTCGGCGTTCGCCGCGATCGCGTCGCTGCGCCGCGACGGGTTCGTCCCGTCGCGGCCGGTGGCGGTGGCCGCGCTGGCCGACGCCGAGGGTGCGCGCTTCGGGGCATCCGGGGTCGGTTCGCGGTTGCTGACGGGGGAGCTGCCCGCCGAGCGGGTGCTGGGCCTCGGCGACGACGACGGCACGACGATGGCGGACGCCATGTCGGCTGCCGGTGTCGATCCCGCGCACGTCGGGTCGGATCCGGAGCGCCTGGCGCGGATCGGCGCGTTCGTCGAGCTCCACATCGAGCAGGGGCATCTCGCGACTGCCGACGGTGCGGCGGGGCTCGCGGGCGCGGGGGCGCCGATCGGTGTCGCCGACCGCATCTGGCCGCACGGCCGGTGGCGCGTGGAGCTCCCCGGGCAACAGAACCACGCGGGAACGACGGCGATGGCGTCGCGGCGCGATCCGCTCGTGCGATTGGCGCACATCGTCCTGGCGGTGCGCGAGGGGGCGATCGCCGCGGGGGCGCTCGCGACGGTCGGCAAGGTGCGGGTCGTTCCCGGGGCGATCAGCGCCGTCGCGGGAAATGCCTCGCTGTGGATCGATGCACGAGCCGATCAGGAGGCGGATGTGCGCCGGGTGCTCGCGCACGTCCGACGCGTCACGGGCACGCACGCGACGGAGGAGTCCTGGAGCGCTGAGACAGCGTTCGACCGCGGGATGACGGCATCCCTGGCCGCCGCGCTGGGCGGCGTCCCCGTGCTGCCGTCGGGTGCGGGGCACGACGCCGGAGTGTTCGCCCGGGCGGGGGTTCCGGCCGCCATGATCCTCGTGCGCAATCCCTCGGGGGTCTCCCACGCGCCGGAGGAATGGGCCGACGATGCCGACTGCGAGCACGGGGTGGACGCGCTCGTGACGGTCATCCGTCACCGTGCCGGTTGA